A stretch of Aristophania vespae DNA encodes these proteins:
- a CDS encoding lipoprotein-releasing ABC transporter permease subunit: MFGRFERLVAMRYLRARKGERFASIIAFFSLIGIALGVATLIIVMAVMNGFKADLMGRILGLHGDLSVYGYGQTLKDYRDATMIIRQVPGVKQAVPMTQGTVLVEAPHYSTGAELEGVDPADLKKWTALSSGIVEGSFDDVKGDDAVAIGITMAERSGAHVGSTLTILSPNGQATPFGTMPRVRRVRVAAIFDANWNDYNSNIIIMPLLASQKFLLMGDSVSLIQVNTIDPVHVQEITRRVVDMLNDPRLRVLDWTQSANGFLDAVNVEQNVMFLILTLIILVAAFNVISSLIMMVKDKTRDIAVLRTFGVSRGAVMRIFLMCGASVGVLGTVIGAILGISFSLNIERIRHVLESLTGTNLFNPEVYFLSRLPAHLIWSQVIEVIILSLVLSLLATLYPSWRAAKTDPVEALRHE, from the coding sequence ATGTTTGGTCGCTTTGAGCGTCTCGTTGCGATGCGTTATCTCCGTGCCAGGAAGGGGGAACGCTTTGCTTCTATTATCGCCTTCTTTTCACTTATTGGAATCGCCTTAGGGGTTGCGACATTAATTATCGTCATGGCGGTAATGAATGGCTTCAAAGCAGATCTTATGGGGCGCATATTAGGTCTGCATGGTGATCTGAGCGTTTATGGATATGGTCAAACGCTTAAAGATTATCGTGATGCGACAATGATTATTCGTCAGGTTCCTGGTGTGAAACAAGCTGTTCCCATGACACAGGGAACAGTGCTGGTTGAAGCACCACATTATTCAACTGGTGCAGAATTAGAGGGTGTTGATCCTGCAGATTTAAAAAAATGGACCGCATTAAGTAGTGGCATTGTTGAAGGAAGTTTTGACGATGTAAAAGGTGATGATGCAGTTGCTATTGGGATAACAATGGCTGAGCGTTCTGGAGCTCACGTAGGGTCTACGCTCACTATTTTATCGCCTAACGGTCAGGCAACACCTTTTGGGACCATGCCCCGCGTGCGCAGAGTACGTGTTGCAGCGATATTTGATGCCAATTGGAATGATTATAATAGCAATATTATCATCATGCCTTTGCTAGCTTCCCAGAAATTTTTGCTAATGGGCGATAGCGTATCTCTCATTCAGGTAAATACAATTGATCCTGTGCATGTTCAGGAGATAACGCGCCGTGTCGTTGATATGCTTAATGACCCGAGATTACGTGTCCTGGACTGGACACAAAGCGCTAATGGTTTTCTTGATGCCGTCAATGTTGAGCAAAATGTCATGTTTCTGATTTTGACTCTCATTATTCTGGTGGCAGCGTTTAATGTCATTTCTTCACTTATCATGATGGTGAAAGATAAAACACGCGACATTGCTGTGTTGCGTACTTTTGGCGTTAGTCGGGGCGCTGTAATGCGTATATTTTTGATGTGCGGTGCTTCTGTTGGAGTTTTGGGCACGGTCATCGGAGCCATTTTGGGAATTTCTTTTTCACTCAATATTGAGCGCATCCGCCACGTTTTAGAATCGTTGACAGGGACGAATTTGTTTAATCCTGAAGTTTATTTTCTTTCACGCCTACCAGCTCATTTAATCTGGTCACAGGTGATTGAGGTGATTATCCTGTCCCTCGTGCTTTCACTCCTTGCGACACTTTATCCTTCTTGGCGTGCAGCTAAAACTGATCCTGTGGAAGCGTTGCGTCATGAATGA
- the proS gene encoding proline--tRNA ligase translates to MRLSQAYQPTLKEVPAEAQIASHRLMLRAGLIRQTSAGIYAWLPAGLRVLRNIAQIVREEQNAIGAEEILMPTLQSAELWKRSGRYDAYGPEMLRIQDRHKRELLYGPTNEEMVTDIFGTTVKSYRELPKMLYHIQWKFRDEIRPRFGVMRGREFYMKDAYSFDASYEDAEKSYYRMMLSYLRIFRRLGVQAVPMAADTGPIGGNLSHEFLVLAPTGESGVFYNNDWDSIDWNSLPLDPKKDEDLDKLKDLVANSYAATDEKHDEASWAKLPDEKRREGRGIEVGHIFYFGTKYTESMGVEVSGADGAAFHPHMGSYGIGVSRLVGAIIEASHDDAGIIWPEEVAPYKVALLNLRPGDEVCDQLCEEFYALKPDAILYDDRSERAGVKFNDADLMGHPWQAIIGPRGAKTRTIELKNRASGERLELTFDDAIAKLGLK, encoded by the coding sequence ATGCGATTAAGTCAAGCTTACCAACCTACGTTAAAAGAAGTTCCTGCCGAGGCTCAAATTGCCTCCCATCGTCTGATGTTAAGGGCAGGTCTTATCCGCCAAACCTCTGCCGGAATTTATGCCTGGCTGCCGGCTGGGCTTCGGGTGCTGCGTAATATTGCCCAGATAGTGCGTGAAGAGCAAAATGCCATTGGCGCTGAAGAAATTCTTATGCCTACATTACAGTCGGCAGAATTATGGAAGCGCTCTGGGCGATATGATGCTTATGGACCAGAGATGCTGCGCATCCAGGATAGGCATAAACGTGAGTTATTATACGGACCAACGAATGAAGAGATGGTCACAGATATTTTTGGCACTACGGTAAAATCATATCGTGAGTTGCCAAAAATGCTCTATCATATTCAGTGGAAATTCCGAGACGAAATTCGTCCACGCTTTGGTGTGATGCGCGGTCGTGAATTTTATATGAAGGATGCTTACTCTTTTGATGCGTCATATGAAGATGCTGAAAAGAGCTATTATCGTATGATGCTCTCTTATCTGCGTATTTTCCGCAGATTAGGGGTGCAAGCTGTGCCAATGGCGGCCGATACAGGGCCAATTGGTGGTAATTTAAGTCATGAATTCTTAGTACTCGCTCCTACAGGAGAAAGCGGCGTATTTTATAATAATGACTGGGATTCCATAGACTGGAATAGCTTGCCTCTTGATCCGAAAAAAGACGAAGATTTAGATAAATTAAAAGATCTTGTGGCTAATAGCTACGCCGCAACAGATGAAAAACACGATGAAGCATCCTGGGCAAAATTGCCAGATGAAAAACGTCGTGAAGGACGCGGTATAGAAGTTGGTCATATTTTTTATTTTGGTACCAAATATACCGAATCTATGGGCGTAGAAGTCAGCGGTGCTGATGGAGCTGCTTTTCATCCCCATATGGGTTCCTATGGGATTGGGGTCTCTCGTTTAGTTGGGGCGATCATTGAAGCGTCTCATGATGACGCTGGCATTATATGGCCAGAAGAGGTGGCGCCTTATAAGGTTGCTTTGTTAAATCTTCGTCCTGGAGATGAAGTATGTGACCAGCTTTGCGAAGAATTTTATGCTTTAAAGCCCGATGCGATTCTTTATGATGACCGTTCTGAAAGGGCTGGCGTAAAATTCAATGATGCTGATTTAATGGGACATCCCTGGCAGGCTATCATTGGGCCACGTGGTGCTAAAACACGCACTATTGAGCTTAAAAACCGTGCATCAGGTGAAAGACTAGAACTTACTTTTGATGACGCTATTGCGAAACTTGGGTTGAAATAA
- a CDS encoding ribonuclease J, translating into MTEMKDSLAFLPLGGTGEIGMNFNLYRMRLEGEEHWLAVDCGIGFSGNDTPEADILIADPTYIEEHAHKLCGLVITHAHEDHLGAVAYLWTRLKCPIYATPFAAAVLRRKLGEARLSNRVTIHVIRPASFFSVGPFDLQFIPVTHSVVEAQALALHTPFGLILHTGDWKLDPNPLIGPVTDLEALKELGKKGVLALIGDSTNALKEGPSRSESEVRDSLFKLIAGLKGRVAVTCFASNVARIETIALAAKAAGRQVMIVGRSLKNLEIAARECGYLTDVPYFLTEHDAQDVSDDNLLMIVTGSQGEPRSALSRIAADVHQTISLGEGDTVIYSSRVIPGNEHAVVNVQDNLTRRGVCVITDKDAFVHTSGHATSEDIRYLYSLVKPRYSIPTHGEWRHMTAHAALAHEAGSEVVLLEDGDILNLSPDKVEVVDTAPTGRWAVDAGRLLPLSGGVLAARRRMLFNGMVIASFAVDEEGYVIGEPRISAPGLLDDQDPINVRIRDEFAQAIDEIPDELRHDDYAFQDAARTALRHALGRKLQKRPQVDVHLLRV; encoded by the coding sequence ATGACAGAAATGAAAGATAGTCTAGCCTTTCTGCCTTTGGGTGGAACGGGCGAAATAGGGATGAATTTTAATCTCTATCGTATGCGGCTTGAGGGTGAGGAGCATTGGTTAGCGGTTGATTGCGGTATTGGTTTTTCAGGAAATGATACACCAGAAGCAGATATTTTAATTGCGGACCCTACTTATATAGAGGAACATGCTCACAAATTATGTGGGCTTGTTATAACGCACGCTCATGAAGATCACTTAGGTGCTGTTGCGTATTTATGGACACGATTAAAGTGCCCGATTTATGCAACGCCTTTTGCCGCTGCTGTGCTGCGTCGGAAACTTGGAGAAGCACGCTTAAGTAATCGTGTTACGATTCACGTAATTCGACCTGCTTCTTTTTTCAGTGTGGGACCGTTTGATCTACAGTTCATACCTGTAACCCACTCTGTTGTTGAGGCGCAGGCCCTCGCGCTCCATACGCCTTTTGGTCTTATTTTACATACTGGAGACTGGAAGCTCGATCCTAACCCTCTTATCGGCCCAGTAACTGATTTAGAGGCTCTGAAAGAACTGGGTAAAAAAGGTGTTTTGGCGCTAATTGGCGATAGCACAAATGCCTTGAAAGAAGGTCCTTCACGATCAGAATCAGAGGTGCGTGATAGCTTATTTAAGCTTATTGCCGGTCTAAAGGGGCGCGTTGCAGTAACGTGTTTTGCCAGTAACGTTGCACGTATTGAGACAATCGCCCTAGCAGCCAAGGCAGCAGGACGCCAGGTTATGATTGTAGGGCGTTCACTCAAAAATCTTGAAATTGCGGCGCGTGAATGTGGTTATTTAACCGATGTGCCTTACTTCCTTACTGAGCATGATGCACAAGATGTCTCAGACGATAATCTTTTAATGATCGTAACGGGAAGTCAGGGTGAACCTCGCTCAGCTCTCTCTCGCATTGCAGCCGATGTTCATCAAACTATTTCTCTGGGTGAGGGGGATACGGTTATTTATAGCTCTCGTGTTATCCCAGGCAACGAGCATGCTGTAGTCAATGTGCAAGATAATCTTACACGTCGTGGGGTTTGCGTCATTACTGATAAAGATGCTTTTGTCCACACATCAGGTCACGCAACGAGCGAAGATATCCGTTACCTTTATAGCCTGGTAAAGCCACGTTATAGTATTCCAACACATGGTGAATGGCGTCATATGACGGCTCATGCTGCTTTGGCACATGAGGCAGGATCTGAAGTTGTTTTGCTGGAAGATGGCGATATTCTTAATCTGAGCCCTGATAAGGTCGAGGTTGTTGATACTGCTCCCACAGGACGTTGGGCCGTAGATGCAGGCCGGTTATTACCTTTATCTGGGGGTGTGCTTGCGGCACGGCGGCGCATGCTCTTTAACGGTATGGTTATCGCTAGTTTTGCAGTTGACGAAGAAGGTTACGTCATAGGTGAGCCGCGTATTAGTGCTCCAGGTTTATTAGATGACCAGGATCCTATAAATGTGCGCATTAGAGATGAATTTGCCCAGGCTATTGATGAAATTCCGGATGAGCTCAGGCATGATGACTATGCTTTTCAAGACGCAGCTCGCACGGCTTTACGTCATGCCTTAGGCCGTAAGCTGCAAAAGCGGCCCCAAGTTGATGTTCACCTTCTGCGTGTTTAA
- a CDS encoding biotin--[acetyl-CoA-carboxylase] ligase, translating to MTWRFEIYDTLTSTLDFCRKRASLNEKAGLVVIAHEQSAARGTRGRKWSSDRGNLALTFLLYEDEEGKLLSVLPFIAALALYDACIESAPISHKIASQFQLKWPNDLLLNGRKLSGILIESGYNERGRWVNVGIGVNLVSAPQLSDRATASFSEIVPPPYNVTFAKLIIKSVTKWLKRWQDEGNDVIYRSWLSYAHPVGSRIRVSRSNDILSGFFNGIDSHGRLLLQQEDGYIIPVATGDVFCL from the coding sequence ATGACCTGGCGCTTTGAAATTTACGACACTCTTACGTCGACGCTGGATTTTTGTCGTAAAAGAGCGTCTTTAAATGAAAAAGCTGGTCTGGTCGTTATAGCGCATGAGCAAAGCGCAGCCCGTGGTACCCGAGGGCGTAAATGGTCTAGTGACCGCGGCAATCTTGCTCTTACTTTCTTATTATATGAAGATGAAGAAGGAAAACTTCTTTCCGTTCTTCCATTTATAGCGGCATTAGCTCTCTATGATGCATGTATAGAAAGCGCTCCTATTTCACATAAAATTGCAAGCCAGTTTCAGTTGAAATGGCCAAATGATTTACTTTTAAATGGTCGTAAGCTGTCGGGCATACTTATCGAATCAGGTTATAATGAAAGAGGTCGTTGGGTTAATGTCGGAATCGGGGTTAATTTGGTTTCGGCACCACAATTATCTGACCGTGCTACAGCGTCATTTTCGGAAATTGTTCCACCGCCATATAACGTTACCTTTGCCAAGCTTATCATAAAATCTGTTACGAAGTGGCTTAAGCGTTGGCAAGATGAGGGAAATGACGTTATCTATAGATCCTGGTTAAGTTACGCACATCCTGTTGGTTCTAGGATTAGAGTTAGCAGATCTAATGATATTTTAAGTGGTTTTTTTAACGGTATTGATTCTCATGGTCGGTTACTCTTGCAACAAGAGGATGGGTATATCATTCCTGTCGCAACTGGTGATGTATTTTGTTTGTAA
- a CDS encoding HU family DNA-binding protein: MEKPLNKQELIAAVAEVVDLPKAKTGEVIDAVFTTIEKTLARKQEVRLVGFGSFVTATRKAAKGRNPRTGEEIDIPASTSVRFKPGKGLKEAVSR; this comes from the coding sequence ATGGAAAAACCATTAAATAAGCAGGAACTGATTGCTGCTGTTGCGGAAGTTGTTGATCTGCCGAAAGCAAAAACAGGCGAAGTGATCGATGCTGTATTTACAACCATCGAAAAAACCCTTGCCCGTAAGCAAGAAGTTCGTCTTGTCGGTTTCGGTAGCTTTGTCACAGCAACACGTAAAGCTGCAAAGGGTCGCAACCCACGCACAGGTGAAGAAATTGATATTCCAGCTTCTACATCTGTTCGCTTTAAGCCCGGTAAAGGCTTAAAAGAAGCGGTAAGCCGCTAA
- the lon gene encoding endopeptidase La, translating into MIVPLFVGRQKSVKALEALEDEHHEILLVAQKDISLDEPKADDIYRAGTLATVLQLLKLPDGTVKVLVEGADRVKLSKLRDEEDYFTAETKVLADRYEKSESEREALLRSVISRFEDYASLNKKIAPEIVTSITQLDDPSRLADTIASHLNLKVSDKQTLLEMVSVEKRLERVFAHMEAEIDILHVEKRIRGRVKKQMEKTQREYYLNEQIKAIQKELDDGEDGRDELTELEEKIGKTRFSEEARNKALSELKKLRNMSSASSESSVVRNYLDWLVDLPWKKRSKITTSLEKAEAILDADHYGLDKVKERILEYLAVQSRSRKLKGSILCLVGPPGVGKTSLARSIASATGRKYVRMALGGMRDESEIRGHRRTYIGAMPGKILQGMKKVGVSNPLFLLDEIDKLGADWRGDPASALLEVLDPEQNNSFADHYLEVEYDLSDVMFVTTANSLDMPQPLLDRMEVIRLSGYTEEEKFEIARRHLIKKQAEEHNLKESEWEITDEALLILIRRYTREAGVRNLERFIARLARKVVREILTNKDVEHVKISAETLEKYAGVPQFHHGEIDLEDQVGIVTGLAWTQVGGEILTIESLLVPGKGQVKQTGKLGDVMKESVAASFSYVRSRAADFGIESSILEKNDVHIHLPEGAVPKDGPSAGIALVTSLVSVLSRIAIRHDVAMTGEVTLRGRVLEIGGLKEKLLAALRAGIKKVLIPEANMKDLPDIPETVRKGLEIIPVRHVDEVLDVALVRRPEPIIAETLLKKAANKGKTVLSQPLQH; encoded by the coding sequence ATGATTGTGCCTTTATTTGTGGGGCGCCAAAAATCGGTTAAGGCACTAGAAGCCCTCGAAGATGAGCATCATGAAATATTGCTTGTCGCTCAAAAAGATATTTCTCTTGATGAGCCAAAAGCAGATGATATTTATCGTGCCGGAACTTTAGCGACGGTTCTGCAACTTTTAAAACTGCCTGACGGTACAGTGAAAGTGCTCGTTGAAGGTGCAGATCGTGTAAAACTTTCGAAACTGCGTGATGAAGAAGATTATTTTACCGCAGAGACAAAAGTACTTGCTGACCGATATGAAAAATCAGAGAGTGAGCGTGAAGCTTTATTACGCTCTGTGATTTCGCGTTTTGAAGATTATGCGTCTTTAAATAAGAAAATTGCACCCGAAATTGTCACCTCTATTACGCAGTTAGATGATCCTTCTCGTCTTGCTGATACAATTGCGAGTCATCTTAATCTTAAGGTTTCTGACAAACAAACTTTGTTAGAAATGGTTTCAGTGGAAAAACGCCTCGAGCGGGTGTTTGCTCACATGGAGGCAGAAATTGATATTCTCCATGTTGAAAAGCGTATTCGTGGCCGTGTCAAAAAACAGATGGAGAAAACACAGCGCGAATATTATCTGAATGAGCAAATAAAGGCGATTCAGAAAGAACTTGATGACGGTGAAGATGGCCGTGATGAGCTTACTGAACTTGAAGAAAAGATCGGCAAGACTCGCTTTTCGGAAGAGGCGCGTAATAAGGCTCTTTCTGAGCTAAAAAAATTGCGTAATATGAGTTCCGCATCTTCAGAAAGTTCTGTCGTTAGGAACTATCTGGATTGGCTTGTTGATCTTCCTTGGAAGAAACGCTCTAAAATTACGACCTCTCTTGAAAAGGCTGAAGCTATCCTGGATGCCGATCATTACGGCCTGGATAAAGTCAAAGAGCGTATTTTAGAATATTTGGCAGTGCAAAGTAGATCCCGCAAACTTAAAGGGTCAATTTTGTGTCTTGTTGGTCCTCCTGGTGTAGGTAAAACATCTCTCGCGCGCTCTATAGCTAGTGCAACGGGGCGCAAATACGTGCGTATGGCCCTGGGTGGAATGCGTGACGAATCGGAAATAAGAGGACATAGACGCACTTATATTGGTGCTATGCCGGGCAAAATTCTTCAGGGTATGAAAAAAGTGGGTGTGTCTAATCCTCTTTTCCTGCTTGATGAAATTGATAAACTTGGTGCCGATTGGAGAGGTGACCCTGCCTCTGCTTTGTTAGAGGTGTTGGATCCGGAGCAAAATAACAGTTTTGCCGATCATTATCTTGAGGTCGAGTACGATTTATCTGATGTAATGTTTGTTACAACAGCTAACTCGCTTGATATGCCTCAGCCATTGCTTGACCGCATGGAAGTGATTCGCCTTTCTGGCTACACTGAAGAAGAAAAATTTGAAATTGCTCGTCGTCATCTCATCAAAAAGCAGGCTGAAGAACATAATCTCAAAGAGTCTGAATGGGAAATTACAGACGAAGCCCTTCTGATTCTTATCAGACGTTATACACGCGAGGCTGGTGTTCGTAATTTAGAGCGTTTCATTGCCCGACTGGCCCGGAAAGTCGTGCGCGAAATCCTTACAAATAAGGACGTAGAGCATGTCAAAATCTCAGCTGAGACTCTAGAAAAATATGCTGGAGTGCCACAATTTCATCATGGTGAAATTGATTTGGAAGATCAGGTGGGAATCGTAACAGGCCTCGCCTGGACCCAGGTGGGAGGCGAAATTCTTACGATCGAGTCTCTTTTGGTGCCAGGAAAAGGTCAGGTCAAACAGACGGGTAAATTAGGCGATGTGATGAAAGAAAGCGTAGCGGCGTCTTTCTCATATGTTCGTTCTCGAGCAGCCGATTTTGGCATAGAATCGAGTATATTAGAAAAAAACGATGTGCATATTCATCTTCCAGAAGGAGCTGTGCCTAAAGATGGCCCTTCTGCGGGGATTGCCCTGGTGACCTCGCTTGTAAGCGTATTAAGCCGCATAGCTATTCGCCATGATGTTGCTATGACAGGTGAGGTTACTTTGCGGGGTCGCGTGCTTGAAATTGGCGGTTTAAAAGAAAAACTTCTGGCTGCTTTAAGGGCTGGTATAAAAAAAGTGCTTATCCCTGAAGCAAATATGAAAGATCTTCCTGATATTCCTGAAACAGTGCGCAAAGGATTAGAGATTATCCCTGTGCGTCATGTTGATGAAGTGTTAGATGTTGCTCTTGTGAGGAGGCCAGAGCCAATTATTGCAGAAACCTTACTAAAAAAGGCTGCCAATAAAGGGAAAACTGTGCTTTCTCAGCCGCTTCAACACTGA
- a CDS encoding ATP-dependent Clp protease proteolytic subunit, which yields MDIGDRNPIDIFNNALVPMVVEQTSRGERAFDIYSRLLQERIIFLTGPVYDQVSSLICAQLLYLESVNPTKEISFYINSPGGVVSAGLAMYDTMQYIRCPVSTVCVGQAASMGSLLLAGGEKGRRFCLPNARIMVHQPSGGAQGQASDIEIQAREILVIRSRLNEIYREHTGRTLEEIEQALERDRYLSADEAREFGLVDEVVRRHPAEQKS from the coding sequence ATGGATATTGGGGATCGAAACCCTATTGATATCTTTAATAATGCACTCGTGCCCATGGTCGTCGAGCAGACGTCACGGGGTGAGCGTGCTTTTGATATATATTCTCGCCTTTTACAGGAGAGAATTATTTTCTTAACGGGGCCTGTCTATGATCAGGTTTCCTCTCTTATTTGTGCACAATTGCTTTATTTAGAGAGCGTAAACCCGACTAAAGAGATCTCATTTTATATAAATAGCCCTGGCGGCGTGGTTTCTGCTGGCTTGGCCATGTATGATACGATGCAATATATACGCTGCCCTGTTAGTACTGTTTGCGTAGGACAGGCTGCATCTATGGGGTCTCTGCTTTTGGCTGGTGGTGAGAAGGGGCGGCGTTTTTGTCTGCCTAATGCTCGTATTATGGTTCATCAACCATCTGGCGGTGCACAAGGCCAGGCATCGGACATTGAAATTCAGGCACGCGAGATCCTTGTAATCAGAAGTCGTCTTAACGAAATTTATCGTGAGCATACTGGTCGGACATTAGAGGAAATTGAACAGGCACTTGAACGTGACCGTTACTTGTCAGCTGATGAAGCGCGTGAATTTGGTCTTGTTGATGAGGTCGTTCGTCGACACCCGGCAGAGCAAAAGAGTTGA
- the tig gene encoding trigger factor, producing MQVKPTLNEGLKRAFTVVVPSADLQARKDARLKELAKEIRLPGFRPGKVPTTVVKQRYSESVQAEIVEKLVQDSVTNLLEEQKLRPATQPKVDIAKNGGENEDLEFSVEMEILPEFEVPELTGLSLTRLTSKVSDEQIEKSVNEIARRNRKFETLDEKRPAVKGDVLCVDFLGKVDGVPFDGGKADDVNVEIGGEGFIPGFAEQMEGLAPGEERTITVTFPENYQAAELAGKEATFDIKAKELKKAIDPEINDEFAKTLGLESVEQLRKILTEQVEGEYSQLSRMRIKRELLDILADKVDFEVPSSLVDAEFAQIWARIEEERKAGRLDEEEASKDEETLRSDYRKIAERRVRLGLLLAEIGRKQDIQVSREELLGAMQQEIRRFPGQEQMVYEFFSRNPQAVENLRGPILENKVIDYLIELANVTEKEVSPEELADMPEAE from the coding sequence ATGCAGGTTAAGCCCACGCTCAATGAAGGACTAAAGCGCGCCTTCACCGTCGTTGTTCCGTCTGCTGACCTGCAGGCCCGTAAAGACGCCCGTTTAAAAGAACTTGCCAAAGAAATTCGCCTTCCTGGCTTTCGTCCAGGTAAAGTGCCTACAACAGTTGTAAAGCAGCGTTATAGCGAGTCTGTGCAGGCTGAGATTGTAGAAAAGCTTGTTCAAGATAGCGTTACAAATCTTCTTGAAGAACAAAAGCTTCGTCCAGCCACTCAACCAAAGGTTGATATTGCTAAAAATGGCGGTGAGAACGAAGACCTTGAATTCTCTGTTGAGATGGAAATTCTTCCAGAGTTTGAAGTGCCTGAATTAACGGGTCTTAGTCTAACACGGTTAACCAGTAAGGTTTCTGACGAGCAGATTGAAAAATCTGTTAATGAAATTGCACGCAGAAACCGCAAATTCGAAACTCTTGATGAAAAACGGCCAGCCGTAAAAGGCGACGTACTATGCGTCGATTTCCTTGGTAAAGTTGATGGCGTGCCATTTGATGGCGGCAAAGCAGATGATGTTAATGTCGAAATCGGTGGTGAAGGATTTATTCCTGGTTTTGCCGAACAAATGGAAGGCCTTGCTCCTGGTGAAGAGCGCACTATCACAGTGACATTCCCAGAAAATTACCAAGCTGCAGAGCTTGCTGGTAAAGAAGCGACCTTTGATATTAAAGCCAAAGAGCTTAAAAAGGCCATTGATCCAGAAATTAACGATGAGTTTGCAAAAACTCTTGGTTTAGAAAGCGTAGAGCAGCTTCGCAAAATTTTGACCGAGCAGGTTGAAGGCGAATATTCGCAACTATCTCGTATGCGCATTAAACGCGAGCTTCTTGATATTTTAGCCGACAAAGTTGATTTTGAAGTTCCTTCAAGCCTGGTAGATGCTGAGTTTGCTCAAATTTGGGCACGCATTGAAGAAGAACGTAAAGCGGGACGTCTAGACGAAGAAGAAGCATCTAAAGATGAAGAGACTCTTCGGTCGGATTACCGTAAGATTGCCGAACGTCGCGTAAGATTAGGGCTTCTACTTGCTGAAATTGGACGTAAGCAAGATATTCAAGTCTCTCGTGAAGAGCTTCTTGGAGCTATGCAGCAAGAGATTCGTCGATTCCCTGGTCAAGAACAGATGGTTTATGAGTTCTTCTCTCGGAATCCCCAGGCGGTAGAAAATCTAAGAGGTCCGATTTTAGAAAATAAGGTCATCGACTATCTTATAGAACTTGCTAACGTAACGGAAAAAGAAGTTTCACCTGAAGAGCTGGCAGACATGCCAGAGGCCGAATAA